A part of Aerosakkonema funiforme FACHB-1375 genomic DNA contains:
- the aspS gene encoding aspartate--tRNA ligase — MRTHYCGQIRSSHVGETVTLCGWVDRRRDHGGVIFLDLRDRTGIVQIVSDPQRTASSYEQADKLRNEYVVKIVGRVTPRPQESLNPKLPTGEIEIYALEIELLNQVHKQLPFQVSTTEMETVREELRLKYRYLDLRRDRMTANLQLRHNVVKAIRRFLEDEKNFIEIETPILTRATPEGARDYLVPSRVNPGEWFALPQSPQLFKQLLMVSGFDRYYQIARCFRDEDLRADRQPEFTQLDMEMSFMSVEEILNLNEELVCHVFQKVKGIELPRPFPRLTYAEAMERYGCDKPDTRYDLELVNVSDLFKDSGFKVFSGAVASGGIVKVLPIPGGNDAISNVRIKPGGDLFKEAAEAGAKGLAYIRVRDNDEIDTIGAIKDNLTAAQKQELLTRTGAKPGHLLLFAADTIPVVNKTLDRLRQVIAQQLELIDQNKINLLWVTDFPMFEWNAEEKRLEALHHPFTAPHPDDLHDLKTARAQAYDLVFNGVELGGGSRRIYQREVQEQVFETIGLSQEEARNKFGFLLEAFEYGTPPHGGIAYGLDRWVMLLAGEESIRDVMAFPKTQQARCLLTGAPSGVDEKQLKELQVRSTYKPKA; from the coding sequence GGCATTGTCCAAATTGTCAGCGACCCTCAGCGCACCGCCAGCTCCTACGAACAAGCTGATAAACTACGTAACGAATATGTAGTCAAGATCGTCGGTCGAGTAACACCACGCCCACAAGAATCTCTCAATCCCAAATTGCCTACTGGCGAGATTGAAATTTACGCTTTGGAAATTGAATTGCTCAATCAGGTACATAAGCAATTGCCTTTCCAAGTTTCCACCACAGAAATGGAGACGGTGCGGGAAGAGTTGCGACTGAAATATCGATATTTGGATTTGCGACGCGATCGCATGACCGCAAATCTGCAACTCCGCCACAACGTCGTCAAAGCAATCCGTCGCTTTCTAGAAGACGAGAAAAACTTCATCGAAATTGAAACGCCTATCCTCACTCGCGCCACACCAGAAGGCGCACGGGATTATCTCGTACCCAGCCGCGTCAATCCGGGCGAATGGTTTGCTCTACCACAATCGCCGCAATTATTCAAGCAGTTATTGATGGTTTCTGGGTTCGATCGCTACTATCAGATTGCCCGTTGTTTCCGGGATGAAGACTTACGCGCCGACAGACAACCAGAATTCACTCAATTAGATATGGAAATGAGTTTCATGTCTGTTGAAGAAATCCTCAATCTCAATGAAGAATTAGTTTGTCATGTTTTCCAAAAAGTGAAAGGAATTGAGTTACCTCGACCTTTCCCGCGTCTGACTTACGCCGAAGCGATGGAACGTTACGGATGCGATAAACCCGACACGCGCTACGACTTAGAATTGGTCAATGTTTCCGATCTGTTTAAAGATTCTGGATTCAAAGTGTTTTCAGGTGCTGTTGCATCTGGAGGCATTGTTAAAGTATTACCCATTCCCGGCGGCAATGATGCTATCTCCAATGTGCGGATCAAACCGGGTGGCGATTTATTCAAAGAAGCTGCCGAAGCAGGTGCAAAAGGTTTGGCTTATATCCGCGTCCGGGATAATGACGAAATTGATACAATTGGCGCGATCAAAGATAACCTGACGGCAGCACAAAAACAGGAATTGCTGACTCGTACCGGTGCCAAACCCGGACATCTTTTGTTATTTGCAGCCGATACGATACCAGTTGTCAATAAGACCCTCGATAGATTGCGCCAAGTTATTGCACAGCAGTTGGAATTGATTGACCAAAACAAAATTAACTTGCTTTGGGTAACAGATTTTCCTATGTTTGAATGGAATGCCGAAGAAAAGCGTTTAGAAGCGCTGCATCACCCATTCACCGCACCTCATCCCGACGATTTGCACGACCTGAAAACCGCGAGAGCGCAAGCTTATGACTTGGTATTTAACGGTGTAGAACTTGGCGGAGGCAGTCGGCGGATTTATCAGCGCGAAGTTCAGGAACAAGTGTTTGAAACTATTGGTTTGTCTCAAGAAGAAGCGCGGAATAAATTTGGCTTTTTGTTAGAGGCATTTGAATATGGCACGCCGCCGCACGGTGGGATCGCCTACGGTTTAGACCGATGGGTGATGCTGTTAGCTGGTGAAGAGTCGATTCGGGATGTAATGGCATTTCCGAAGACGCAACAAGCGCGGTGCTTGCTCACAGGTGCGCCATCTGGTGTGGATGAGAAACAGTTGAAGGAATTGCAAGTGCGATCGACTTATAAGCCAAAGGCTTAA